A portion of the Osmerus mordax isolate fOsmMor3 chromosome 22, fOsmMor3.pri, whole genome shotgun sequence genome contains these proteins:
- the LOC136965986 gene encoding ras-related protein ralB-B-like gives MAANKSKNQSSLVLHKVIMVGSGGVGKSALTLQFMYDEFVEDYEPTKADSYRKKVVLDGEEVQIDILDTAGQEDYAAIRDNYFRSGEGFLLVFSITEHESFTATSEFREQILRVKEEGMIPLVVVGNKSDLEDRRKVTVDEATTKAQEWGVPYVETSAKTRANVDKVFFDLMREVRKKKMSENKDKNGPSGRNKKRKCVIL, from the exons ATGGCAGCCAACAAGAGTAAAAACCAGAGCTCCTTGGTTCTGCACAAGGTCATCATGGTTGGCAGTGGGGGAGTGGGCAAGTCTGCCCTCACGCTACAGTTCATGTATGATGAG TTTGTGGAGGACTATGAGCCCACCAAAGCAGACAGCTACAGGAAGAAGGTGGTTCTGGACGGGGAAGAGGTCCAGATTGATATTCTGGACACTGCGGGCCAGGAGGATTATGCTGCTATCAGAGATAACTACTTCCGCAGTGGAGAGGGCTTCCTGTTGGTCTTCTCCATCACAGAGCACGAGTCCTTCACTGCCACTTCCGAATTCAG ggagcAGATCCTCCGTGTGAAGGAGGAAGGCATGATTcctctggtggtggtggggaacaAGTCGGACCTGGAGGATCGCAGGAAGGTGACCGTAGATGAGGCGACCACCAAGGCGCAGGAGTGGGGGGTCCCTTACGTGGAGACTTCTGCCAAGACGCGTGCCAACGTTGACAAG GTTTTCTTTGATCTCATGCGTGAGGTACGGAAAAAGAAGATGTCAGAGAACAAGGACAAGAACGGACCGAGCGGCAGAAACAAGAAGCGAAAATGTGTCATCCTCTGA
- the LOC136965825 gene encoding ras-related protein M-Ras-like translates to MATSAVPSDNLPTYKLVVVGDGGVGKSALTIQFFQKIFVPDYDPTIEDSYLKHTEIDSQWAILDVLDTAGQEEFSAMREQYMRTGDGFLIVFSVTDKASFEHVDRFHQLILRVKDRESFPIVLVANKVDLLHLRKISSDQGKEMASKHDIAYIETSAKDPPMNIDKAFHELVRVIRQEIPDRTQKKKKKTKWRSERSTGPHRHHCVIL, encoded by the exons ATGGCAACCAGTGCTGTTCCCAGTGACAATCTACCCACTTATAAGCTGGTtgtggtgggggatgggggcgtAGGGAAGAGTGCTCTCACCATCCAGTTTTTTCAGAAGATCTTTGTCCCTGATTATGACCCTACCATCGAGGATTCTTATCTGAAACACACTGAGATTGATAGCCAGTGGGCTATCTTAGATG TTCTGGACACTGCTGGCCAGGAGGAGTTTAGCGCCATGAGGGAACAGTACATGAGGACGGGCGATGGCTTCCTCATAGTGTTCTCTGTTACAGACAAGGCCAGCTTTGAGCATGTGGATCGCTTCCACCAGCTCATCCTCAGGGTGAAAGACAG GGAATCTTTCCCTATCGTTCTAGTGGCAAATAAAGTGGACTTGTTGCACTTACGGAAAATCTCCAGTGACCAGGGGAAGGAAATGGCTTCTAAACATGAT ATAGCTTACATTGAAACAAGTGCCAAGGACCCCCCCATGAACATTGACAAGGCTTTCCACGAGCTTGTCAGAGTCATCAG GCAGGAGATCCCAGACAGGacccagaagaagaagaagaaaaccaaGTGGCGCTCCGAGAGATCCACCGGACCTCACAGACACCACTGTGTCATCCTATGA
- the LOC136965991 gene encoding tyrosine-protein phosphatase non-receptor type 4-like isoform X1, with product MTARFRLPAGRNYNVRASELVQDRQHTEVVCSVLLLDNTVQAFKVDKLDQGQILLDVVFKHLELTERDYFGLQLADDPSDSQRWLDPLKPIRKQLKKGSQNCLNFRVKFFVTDPNKLQEEYTRYQYFLQIKQDILSGRLPCPYNTAALLASYAVQSELGDYNPAEHLPGYLSEYCFIPNAPQDFEKEVAKCHQQHTGLSPAQSEFNYLNTAHTLEFYGVELHYARDPSNTEIFIGVMSLGIVIHKNRLRIHTFPWVNIVKISFKCRRFFIQLRKDLPESPEALLCFNMASYRACKNLWKACVEHHTFFRLERPLPLQKNFLTHYFTLGSKFRYCGRTEVQSVQYGKEKAVKDRVFVRSPSKPLIRKLMSGMDWESDSRTSLQEDRMETQSLPTRSPPGTPNHTESRPRPSSVGHLLDHVINTSPRQVFANHKSASSTQANSISLDSTLSPDTTIDGQPPALPPKQSRRTLCSQTSQSASQLELDNHINELYNVPGAANRTVLNGEVPHDNLVLIKMCPDEHGRFGFNVKGGLDQKMPVIVSRVAPGTAADLCVPRLNEGDQVVLINGRDISSLSHDEVVLIIKASCEERSGELLLLVRPNAIYDVVDENLDSEPQFQYLAERAPQYPAQWDHDAWRDSMLQLKQGLNTGAVLSQFDQLYRKRPGLMMSHAKLSQNISKNRYRDISPYDATRVILKGENDYINANYINMEIVGSGQTNRYIACQGPLPGTCLDFWQMTWEQGSTMVVMLTTQVERGRVKCHQYWPNPDNSTTYGSFQVACESEEGDAAFLVREMTLTHLESQESRQLTQIQYMAWPDHGVPDDSTNFLELVSLVRRRRAGGEEPVVVHCSAGIGRTGVLITMETAMCLIEGNQPVYPLDIVRTMRDQRAMMIQTPSQYRFVCEAILKVYEEELVKPLTPTSPVTPPETPAV from the exons ATGACCGCACGCTTCCGGTTGCCCGCTGGCAGAAACTACAATGTCCGAGCGTCGGAGCTGGTACAAGACAGGCAGCACACAGAGGTGGTCTGCAGTGTACTCCTGCTGGATAACACAGTTCAAGCCTTCAAAGTTGAT aaGCTCGATCAAGGACAGATCCTGCTGGATGTAGTGTTCAAACACCTGGAGCTGACTGAGAGAGATTACTTTGGCCTGCAGCTGGCTGATGATCCGTCTGACAGTCAG AGGTGGCTTGATCCATTAAAACCCATCCGGAAGCAGTTGAAAA AGGGATCTCAGAACTGTTTGAACTTCAGAGTCAAATTCTTTGTAACCGACCCAAACAAACTTCAGGAAGAGTACACAAG GTATCAGTACTTTCTTCAGATTAAGCAGGACATCCTGAGTGGAAG ACTGCCCTGTCCCTACAACACTGCAGCTCTCTTGGCATCCTATGCTGTTCAAT CGGAGCTGGGAGACTACAACCCCGCTGAACACTTGCCTGGTTACCTCTCAGAATACTGTTTCATCCCCAACGCGCCACAGGACTTTGAGAAAGAGGTCGCCAAATGTCATCAGCAACACAC AGGACTGTCTCCTGCCCAGTCGGAGTTCAACTATCTAAACACTGCACATACACTGGAGTTCTATGGAGTAGAACTGCACTATGCCAGA GATCCAAGTAACACAGAGATATTCATTGGAGTGATGTCTCTAGGCATTGTCATACATAAGAACAGGCTACGAATCCACACTTTTCCATG GGTGAATATAGtgaaaatttcattcaaatgtaGACGATTTTTTATTCAACTCCGGAAAGATTTA cctgaaAGTCCTGAGGCTCTGCTGTGCTTCAACATGGCCAGCTACCGGGCTTGTAAGAACCTGTGGAAGGCCTGTGTGGAGCACCACACTTTCTTCCGCCTGGAGAGACCCCTGCCCCTACAGAAGAACTTCCTCACTCACTACTTTACACTGGGCTCCAAGTTCCGCTACTG TGGGAGGACGGAGGTCCAGTCTGTCCAGTACGGGAAGGAGAAGGCGGTGAAGGACAGAGTGTTTGTCAG GTCTCCCAGCAAGCCCCTGATACGGAAGCTCATGAGCGGGATGGACTGGGAGTCCGACAGCAGGACCTCGCTGCAGGAGGACCGCATGGAGACGCAGAGTCTGCCCACACGCTCCCCTCCTGGCACACCCAACCA TACGGAGTCCCGCCCTCGCCCGTCCTCGGTAGGACACCTGCTGGATCACGTGATCAACACCTCGCCCCGCCAGGTGTTCGCCAATCACAAGTCAGCCTCCTCAACCCAGGCCAATAGCATCAGTTTGGACTCTACCCT GTCACCTGATACCACAATAGATGGCCAGCCCCCGGCCCTGCCCCCCAAGCAGAGCAGGAGGACCCTGTGCAGCCAGACCAGCCAGTCGGCCTCCCAGCTGGAGCTGGACAACCACATCAACGAGCTGTACAACGTCCCCGGGGCAGCAAACAGGACAGTG TTGAATGGAGAGGTTCCCCATGACAATCTAGTGTTGATTAAGATGTGCCCTGACGAACACGGTCGATTTGGGTTCAATGTGAAG gGTGGACTAGACCAGAAGATGCCCGTCATCGTGTCGCGAGTAGCCCCAGGAACAGCG gcggACCTGTGTGTTCCCCGCCTCAACGAGGGGGACCAGGTGGTGCTGATCAACGGCCGAGACATCTCCAGCCTGTCCCACGATGAGGTGGTGCTGATCATCAAGGCCAGCTGCGAGGAGCGCTCCGGGGAGCTGCTTCTGCTGGTCCGGCCCaacg CCATTTACGACGTGGTGGATGAGAATCTGGATTCGGAGCCGCAGTTCCAGTACCTGGCAGAGAGGGCGCCCCAGTACCCTGCCCAGTGGGACCACGATGCCTGGAGGGACTCCATGCTGCAGCTGAAGCAAGGCCTGAACACCGGGGCTGTCCTGTCACAGTTTGAT CAACTGTACCGGAAAAGACCTGGACTAATGATGTCCCATGCCAAATTATCTCAGAACATTTCCAAAAATCGATATAGAGACATTTCTCCAT ACGATGCAACACGGGTCATTCTGAAGGGCGAGAATGACTACATCAACGCAAACTACATCAAC ATGGAGATCGTGGGAAGTGGTCAAACCAACCGATACATCGCATGCCAGGGGCCCTTGCCAGGGACGTGCCTAGACTTCTGGCAGATGACCTGGGAGCAGGGCTCCACCATGGTGGTCATGCTCACCACCCAGGTGGAGCGAGGACGG GTGAAGTGTCACCAGTACTGGCCCAATCCGGACAACAGCACCACCTATGGGAGCTTCCAGGTGGCCTGTGAGTCTGAAGAGGGGGATGCAGCCTTCCTGGTCAGAGAGATGACCCTCACTCACCtggag agccAGGAGAGCAGGCAGCTGACCCAGATCCAGTACATGGCCTGGCCAGACCATGGTGTGCCGGATGACTCCACTAACTTCCTGGAATTGGTGAGCCTGGTGCGCAGAcggagagcagggggggaggagccagtggTGGTCCACTGCAG CGCCGGGATTGGTCGGACTGGGGTTCTCATCACCATGGAAACCGCCATGTGTTTGATTGAGGGCAACCAGCCAGTGTATCCCCTGGATATCGTGAGGACAATGAGAGACCAGAGGGCAATGATGATCCAGACCCCA AGCCAGTATCGCTTCGTTTGCGAGGCCATCCTGAAGGTGTACGAGGAGGAGCTGGTGAAACCGCTGACACCCACAAGCCCTGTAACCCCCCCCGAGACCCCTGCAGTCTGA
- the LOC136965991 gene encoding tyrosine-protein phosphatase non-receptor type 4-like isoform X2 yields the protein MTARFRLPAGRNYNVRASELVQDRQHTEVVCSVLLLDNTVQAFKVDKLDQGQILLDVVFKHLELTERDYFGLQLADDPSDSQRWLDPLKPIRKQLKKGSQNCLNFRVKFFVTDPNKLQEEYTRYQYFLQIKQDILSGRLPCPYNTAALLASYAVQSELGDYNPAEHLPGYLSEYCFIPNAPQDFEKEVAKCHQQHTGLSPAQSEFNYLNTAHTLEFYGVELHYARDPSNTEIFIGVMSLGIVIHKNRLRIHTFPWVNIVKISFKCRRFFIQLRKDLPESPEALLCFNMASYRACKNLWKACVEHHTFFRLERPLPLQKNFLTHYFTLGSKFRYCGRTEVQSVQYGKEKAVKDRVFVRSPSKPLIRKLMSGMDWESDSRTSLQEDRMETQSLPTRSPPGTPNHTESRPRPSSVGHLLDHVINTSPRQVFANHKSASSTQANSISLDSTLSPDTTIDGQPPALPPKQSRRTLCSQTSQSASQLELDNHINELYNVPGAANRTVLNGEVPHDNLVLIKMCPDEHGRFGFNVKGGLDQKMPVIVSRVAPGTAADLCVPRLNEGDQVVLINGRDISSLSHDEVVLIIKASCEERSGELLLLVRPNAIYDVVDENLDSEPQFQYLAERAPQYPAQWDHDAWRDSMLQLKQGLNTGAVLSQFDQLYRKRPGLMMSHAKLSQNISKNRYRDISPYDATRVILKGENDYINANYINMEIVGSGQTNRYIACQGPLPGTCLDFWQMTWEQGSTMVVMLTTQVERGRVRASTVCFLSTAPFWLM from the exons ATGACCGCACGCTTCCGGTTGCCCGCTGGCAGAAACTACAATGTCCGAGCGTCGGAGCTGGTACAAGACAGGCAGCACACAGAGGTGGTCTGCAGTGTACTCCTGCTGGATAACACAGTTCAAGCCTTCAAAGTTGAT aaGCTCGATCAAGGACAGATCCTGCTGGATGTAGTGTTCAAACACCTGGAGCTGACTGAGAGAGATTACTTTGGCCTGCAGCTGGCTGATGATCCGTCTGACAGTCAG AGGTGGCTTGATCCATTAAAACCCATCCGGAAGCAGTTGAAAA AGGGATCTCAGAACTGTTTGAACTTCAGAGTCAAATTCTTTGTAACCGACCCAAACAAACTTCAGGAAGAGTACACAAG GTATCAGTACTTTCTTCAGATTAAGCAGGACATCCTGAGTGGAAG ACTGCCCTGTCCCTACAACACTGCAGCTCTCTTGGCATCCTATGCTGTTCAAT CGGAGCTGGGAGACTACAACCCCGCTGAACACTTGCCTGGTTACCTCTCAGAATACTGTTTCATCCCCAACGCGCCACAGGACTTTGAGAAAGAGGTCGCCAAATGTCATCAGCAACACAC AGGACTGTCTCCTGCCCAGTCGGAGTTCAACTATCTAAACACTGCACATACACTGGAGTTCTATGGAGTAGAACTGCACTATGCCAGA GATCCAAGTAACACAGAGATATTCATTGGAGTGATGTCTCTAGGCATTGTCATACATAAGAACAGGCTACGAATCCACACTTTTCCATG GGTGAATATAGtgaaaatttcattcaaatgtaGACGATTTTTTATTCAACTCCGGAAAGATTTA cctgaaAGTCCTGAGGCTCTGCTGTGCTTCAACATGGCCAGCTACCGGGCTTGTAAGAACCTGTGGAAGGCCTGTGTGGAGCACCACACTTTCTTCCGCCTGGAGAGACCCCTGCCCCTACAGAAGAACTTCCTCACTCACTACTTTACACTGGGCTCCAAGTTCCGCTACTG TGGGAGGACGGAGGTCCAGTCTGTCCAGTACGGGAAGGAGAAGGCGGTGAAGGACAGAGTGTTTGTCAG GTCTCCCAGCAAGCCCCTGATACGGAAGCTCATGAGCGGGATGGACTGGGAGTCCGACAGCAGGACCTCGCTGCAGGAGGACCGCATGGAGACGCAGAGTCTGCCCACACGCTCCCCTCCTGGCACACCCAACCA TACGGAGTCCCGCCCTCGCCCGTCCTCGGTAGGACACCTGCTGGATCACGTGATCAACACCTCGCCCCGCCAGGTGTTCGCCAATCACAAGTCAGCCTCCTCAACCCAGGCCAATAGCATCAGTTTGGACTCTACCCT GTCACCTGATACCACAATAGATGGCCAGCCCCCGGCCCTGCCCCCCAAGCAGAGCAGGAGGACCCTGTGCAGCCAGACCAGCCAGTCGGCCTCCCAGCTGGAGCTGGACAACCACATCAACGAGCTGTACAACGTCCCCGGGGCAGCAAACAGGACAGTG TTGAATGGAGAGGTTCCCCATGACAATCTAGTGTTGATTAAGATGTGCCCTGACGAACACGGTCGATTTGGGTTCAATGTGAAG gGTGGACTAGACCAGAAGATGCCCGTCATCGTGTCGCGAGTAGCCCCAGGAACAGCG gcggACCTGTGTGTTCCCCGCCTCAACGAGGGGGACCAGGTGGTGCTGATCAACGGCCGAGACATCTCCAGCCTGTCCCACGATGAGGTGGTGCTGATCATCAAGGCCAGCTGCGAGGAGCGCTCCGGGGAGCTGCTTCTGCTGGTCCGGCCCaacg CCATTTACGACGTGGTGGATGAGAATCTGGATTCGGAGCCGCAGTTCCAGTACCTGGCAGAGAGGGCGCCCCAGTACCCTGCCCAGTGGGACCACGATGCCTGGAGGGACTCCATGCTGCAGCTGAAGCAAGGCCTGAACACCGGGGCTGTCCTGTCACAGTTTGAT CAACTGTACCGGAAAAGACCTGGACTAATGATGTCCCATGCCAAATTATCTCAGAACATTTCCAAAAATCGATATAGAGACATTTCTCCAT ACGATGCAACACGGGTCATTCTGAAGGGCGAGAATGACTACATCAACGCAAACTACATCAAC ATGGAGATCGTGGGAAGTGGTCAAACCAACCGATACATCGCATGCCAGGGGCCCTTGCCAGGGACGTGCCTAGACTTCTGGCAGATGACCTGGGAGCAGGGCTCCACCATGGTGGTCATGCTCACCACCCAGGTGGAGCGAGGACGGGTACGAGCAAGCACTGTGTGCTTCCTCTCCACCGCACCGTTTTGGCTAAT GTGA